The Saprospiraceae bacterium genome includes the window CCAAAACTTTGCCTCCTAAACCAGGAATGCGCATTTTCAAACCTTTAAAATCGTCAATGCTGTTGATTTCGCGATTGAACCATCCTCCCATTTGAACCCCCGTATTGCCGCAAAGCATGGGCACAAGATTATAGTCCTTATAAAGGTCTTCCCACAGCTCCATGCCTCCACCTGTCAATATCCATGCAGTAAGTTGCTGAGCATTCATGCCAAATGGCACCGATCCCAAAAATTGACCGGCCGGAATTTTACCGGCCCAATAATAGGCGGCGCCATGCCCTAGCTCCGCCCCGCCACTCCGAACGGTATCAAAAGTCTCCAAGGGTGGCACCAGTTCTCCACCGCCAAAAACCTGGATATTAATACGCCCTCCTGACATTTCTTTGACCAGATCAGCATACATTTTACAAGCATCGCCTAGAATGGGAAAATTAGGAGGCCAGGTGGTCACCATTTTCCAATTGTAGCGCTTTCCACTAATTACATTAGGGCTTCCTTGGGCCATGTTTTTGTCAAGGATAGACCGCAAAAAAAATGGTAGGGAGATGGTGCCAAGCGCCAGGCCTTTGAAAAAAGTTTTTCTGCTGAGTTTCATATGGCTTGTTTCTTATATTTTAAATCCATTGAGGAAGTCTTTCACTTTCATTCTTTTTCTGCCTTGCAGTTGCAATTCCAAGATATTAATTTTACCATCCAATGTTGCAATAGAAATATAGTTTTTTTGGTCGGAGGAGAAGGTGCCTGCTGTGCTGAGCGGCAAGTCATCCGGGGCCACCTTTTCACAGCTCAAAATCTTTAGCTGCATGCCTTCTAGTGTCGTCCATGCAGCAGGGTAGGGGCTCAGGCCTCGAATGAAATTGTGGACCACCTCGCTGGGTTGGTTGAAATCAATCTCACAGGTCTCGTGGTTTAGCTTTGGGGCTTTGGTGGCCATTTCATCGTTTTGTACTTGTAGCTTAATGCCTCCCTTTTCAATGGCTTGTACGGTCTTTAGGACCGTTTGTGCACCTAATAGCATCATGCGGTCATGCACCTCACCGGCTGTCTCATTTTCTCCAATCGACATTTTTTCTTGAAAGATAATATCACCCGTATCAATTTGGTGCTGGATAAAGAAAGTGGTGACACCCGTTTCGCGTTCTCCCTGGATGACCGCCCAATTGATAGGTGCTGCCCCTCGGTATTTAGGCAAAAGGGAACCATGCAGGTTAAAGGTACCAAGCCTAGGCATGTCCCAGACTACCTCGGGGAGCATCCGAAAGGCAACGACTACCTGTAGATCGGCACCCAAAGCCGCCAAATCGGCTAAGAAATTTGGATCTTTTAACTTTGTCGGTTGCAAAATGGGGAGTCCTTTTTCCCGGGCAAATTTTTTGACGGCCGATTCCAGTAAAACTTTGTTTCCTCGGCCCCCATATTTGTCTGTAGCAGTCACCACCCCCACTACCTCATACCCATTTGCCAATAAAATTTCCAGAGAGGGAACTGCAAATTCGGGTGTTCCCATAAAAACTATTTTCAAACTCATGGAATGGTTTTTATCTTTGAAGATTGCAATTATGTGACAAAGAAAATATTTTACGTCATTATAACAGACATAAAGTCTATTAAAAAGGTCAAGGTCTTATGCTGCGTTATCTATTTTTTATTGCCGTCTTTCTTTTATCTAACAAGGATATGCTTTTTTCACAAGAAGTTCTCCTTGAAGGTTATGTTTTTGAAGAAGACAACCGAGGGTTTCTAAATGAAGTGCATATAAAAGTAGTTGATCAGGCCACCGAAAAGATAGTAGCAGAAGCCTTCAGTAATAAAGAAGGCTTTTTTAGTATCCCCCTAGCCCTAAACAAAGATTATATCCTACAAGCAAATAAAAGCTTATTTTTCTTGCAAGAGGCGGTCGTTTCCACGGTTAACCTTAAAGACGAGAAAAAGGTTTTTGCTAAAATTCAAATGAAGCGAAGACCTGGCTATTTATTAGAACTTACCCTGGCTGAAAACAGCAGCAAAGTGGATTCTGCCATTTCAGTGACCGATACCCACATTGAAGTGTTCAACAATACCACAGCGGAGCAAGAGTTAGACATTCCCTTGTATCCGAGCCCAGCCTTTAAGTATACGCTCCAGAGAGGTAACCATTATACGATATTGATCAGAAAAGAAGGGTATTTCAATAAGCGCATTGAAGCCTTTGTGGATGTGAAAGGTTGCATCGTCTGTATAGATGGGGTTAAGGAAATTGGCCCGGGTCCAGGTGTTTCAGACAATTTGACCCAAGGCTTTGAAATGGGAACCTTATTAGCCAATTTAGAACTGGAAAAGGCGAGCCTGGACAAGGTAATGGCTTTGGAAAACATTTATTACGATTACAACAGTTCGACTATCCGTCCTGATGCTGCCGTGGAATTAGATAAGGTGATTGCTTTGATGAAAGATAACCCTGTCTTATTGGTAGAATTGGGCTCTCACACGGACGCTCGGGGGCAAAAGAGAGATAATTTAAAACTTTCGCAGGCCCGTGCGGACGCTGCCGTTGCTTATATCCTTAAAAACGGGAACATCGCTTATGAGCGGCTGACAGCAAAAGGATACGGTGAAAGCCAGTTAGTCAATAGATGCACTGATGATGTGGATTGTACGGAGGCGGAGCATCAGCAAAACCGAAGAACGGTACTTAAAATCATTGGTTATGCGGATAGCGATCCTATTGGACGATTAGCCTTGGCAGACATCATTCGAGCAGAAAGAGAGGAGGCCCTGTTGAAGGAGGTATTAAATGGCGGTGTTGTACAAGTTCCTGCCGGGCAGGCAGCACCTAAACAAGCGGTGAAAACAGCCCCTAAAACAGACCCTTTGCCCCCTCCAGTAGCGGTGGAAGAGCCTGCAGATTTGCCAATTTCTATTGTAGCGGAGCCCAAATCTGTAGCCCTAGCACCCCCCACTAAAAAAAGCAATTACGCTTTTTTGTCCATTCCAGCATCCTATGTCGGTTTTAAGATAGAGATTTTGTCTTCTACAACCTATCTGGACAAAGACCACAAATTGTTTGATCAATACAATAATGTCTACTTTGAGCAGGTTAGTGATAGTAAGTACGCTTATTTGATTGGTCATTTTAAGCAAAAAGAAGATGCACAATTGTATGTAGATGCCCTTTTGGCAAACGAGTACCCCGAAGCCAATGTGGTCCAGTTTGTTAATGGCAAGCGATCAAGAGAATAGGGGAGGGCTGCTATGTCCTATGGGGTTTGTGTTTGTGCTGTGATAGCCTTCATTAAAATCAAAATCAAAATGGCAATTAAAATTAAAATTCCTGGCTGCGGGAATAGGATGGCGGCGGGAAAATGGCAGTCAAAATCAAAATTAAAATCAAAATCAAAATTAAAATCAAAATCAAAATTAAAATCAAAATTTTCAGCATTTAACAGCTCTTGGGAATAGGAGCATTGGAATGCTGGTTTATGGTCGCTGGACGGATTCGATGATATACAAGGGGCGTTTTTTAATTTCGTGATAAATATTGGCCAAATAAATGGACATGATATAGAGGTTTAGGCAGGTGACAGCAAAAAAAATGGAAATCAGGATAACCAGGAAAGTCCATCCGGGTGGTGCTTCTTGGGTGTTTCCAAAAAAGTCGGCGCCGGTAAACTTAAAGACCAATGCGTTGGTAACCACACCGATCAAAAAACTTAAAGAAAGTATAAAAAGCCAAAGCATAAAAGTATTGAGGAAGGTGGTAAAAGAGGTAATGGCAATTAAAGCGGTTTTAAAGCGTTCGGTGAAGTTTTCTTCGCTTTCTTTGGGGAAGGCGACATCTGTTTCCAGAAAGGTTGTATTGAAGCCTACGATTGAATAGATGGCCTTCATATAGCGCAAGTTTTCGCGGAGTTTTAACAAGGAATTGAGCGCTCTTCGGGAGATGATCCGGGTGTTATATGCTTGCGCATCTATTTTTAAGGTAGAGTAATTTCGCAACAAAAAATAAAAAAAACGATAAAATAGCTGATAACGCCAGCTGACTTTAGCGCCTTTGCCTTTCAGGTATACAATATCGTAATGTTCTCTGGTCTTTTCAAAAAGTTGTAAGATGAGTTCGGGATGTAGGGCAAATTCAAGTTCAAAAACGACGGTATAATCACCATTGGAGCGATCCAAACCAGCAATTATGGCCTGATTTTTGTTGATAGCAGTAGAAAGGTTGAGGATGAATACCTGATTTTTGATCTCCTTTTTTATGTTTTTGATAGCTTCTGCCAGATTACATCCCGGTAAGTTGTTGATGAAAATAATTTCATAATCTGTAAAATTTTCTTTCATCAGCGGATCAACTACTTCTAAAAATGGGACTAAAAGCCTGAGATCGGCTGGTTTATGAATAACAGTTATAAGCGAAATAAAGGTATTATACATTAGTTATCAAGCTGCTTTTTCTCGATGACAAAATAGCTATTTGAGGTCCTTTATTCAACTGAAATCCTTCTTTGACATTTGTCAAGGAACCACTGAATAAGGCACTAAAAAGTGCAAAAGTGGTAAAATAATATTTCGGTTAAATAAGATAAAAGGAAAAAATTGTCAACAAATTATAAAAATTAGCTTGTAACATATTATTTTCAATCTTTAATCTAAACAGTAGGATTCAATATATGCCGAATAATTTTCCATTTTATCAGCAGCTTGATGCCATGGATTGCGGGGCAACATGCCTCCGAATGGTTGCGAGATATTTTGGACGGTACTATTCCCTGGAATACCTTAGAGAGTTAACCTACATGGGCAAGCAGGGTGTCTCGCTGCTGGGTATTAGCGATGCTGCGGAACATATTGGCATTCAATCTTTAGCAGTTAAAACCACCTTTGATCGTTTAAGTAGGGATATTCCTATGCCTTGTATTGCCCACTGGCAGCAAGAGCATTTTGTCGTTGTCTTTAAAGCCAATCAGCGTTTTGTTTGGGTCGCCGACCCTGCTGCGGGGAAATTTAAACTCACCAAAGAAGAATTCCTGGAGAATTGGCTTAGTGACCAGGAAGAGGGCGAAGAACTTGGGGTGCTGTTGTTGTTAGAAACTACGCCTGAATTTTATGAGCGGGATGGCGACAAAATAGATAAGTCTGGCTTTAATTATGTCTTTTCTTATTTCCGCAAATTTAAGGGATTAATTTTCCAACTCGTTGTTGGCCTGATCCTGGGAAGTATCCTGCAAGTCATTGTTCCCTTTTTCATCAAAGCCATTGTAGATATCGGTATTGGCAATGTTGATTTGACCTTTATTTGGCTGGTTGCTATAGCCCAATTGGTTCTATTTATTACCAATAGTGCCGTAGAATTGTTCCGGTCCTGGATATTTTTGCATGTTGGCATACGGGTTAATATTAGTTTGATATCCGACTTCTTAATCAAGTTGACTCGATTGCCTCTTCGTTATTTCGATTCCAAAATGACGGGTGATTTAATGCAACGTATCTCGGACCATGAGCGGGTGCAACGCTTTTTGACTTCCATGACCCTGGAGTCTATTTTTTCGTTTTTCACCTTTTTTGTCTTTTCATTAATTCTGATTAGTTGGAATACCGAAATATTTTTTCTCTTTTTGATGGGAACCATCGTAAACCTGGCTTGGGTCTTCTTTTTCCAGCGTCGTCGGCGAGAATTGGACTACAAAAGATTTGACCAGTCTGCCGAAAACCAGGGAAACCTCATCGAATTGATCAGCGGAATGCAGGAAATCAAGCTCCACAATGCAGAAAGACAGAAACGTTGGGCTTGGGAACGTATTCAGGCCAAATTATTTCGCACCAGTATGAGTGCATTGCGCATTGAACAATTACAGCGATCTGGCGCTTCCTTTATCAATGAGACCAAGAATATTTTTATCATTATCATTGTTGCCAAGGCCGTTTTAGAAGGTGTTATGACCTTAGGTATGTTAGTCGCTATTCAATACATTATCGGCCAGCTCAATGCACCATTGAACCGTTTTATCGAATTCATACGTTCTTTGCAAGATGCAAAAATAAGCTTGGAAAGGATGAACGAAATTCATTCCAAGGAGGATGAAGAAAATGTTGAAGATAAAATCACGCTATTACCCGAATTTGGCGACCTGACGATGGACAAGGTATCCTTCCAGTACAGCGGCCCGCATTCTCCCATGACCCTTAAAAAGATCAATCTCCGGATTCCCAAGGGTAAAACCACGGCTATTGTAGGGACCAGTGGAAGCGGAAAAACCACCATACTTAAATTATTGCTTAATTTTTATTCGCCTACGGAGGGGACCATTCGATTGGGAGATGTCAACCTAAAAAATTTGCACAGTCGCCTTTGGCGTAGCAAATGTGGCGTGGTGCGACAAGATGGTTATATCTTTAATGATTCTATTGCCAAAAACATTGCCTTAGGGGATGAGATTGTAGATAAACAAAAGTTGCTCAACGCCGTAAAAGTGGCTAATATTCAAACTTTTATTGAATCTTTACCGCTAGGGTATAATACCAAAATTGGTAGAGAGGGTCTTGGACTTAGCCAAGGGCAAAAACAGCGATTACTGATTGCCAGAGCCGTTTATAAAGATCCTGATTATATCTTTTTTGATGAAGCCACTACAGCATTGGATTCCTACAACGAAATGATTATCATGGAAAACCTGGAAGATTTCTTCCGAGGCAAGACCGTTTTGATTGTGGCCCACCGCCTGAGTACCGTTATGAATGCAGACCATATTATCGTCATCGAAAGTGGCGAAGTCGTTGAGCAAGGAACCCACGATGAACTCACCTATATTCGAGGAGCTTATTTTCAGTTAGTTAGAAACCAATTAGAGCTAGGTGCATAAGCAATCCCATAATTCCATTCCACATGTCATCAGTAAGAGATAATATAGAAATCAGAAGTGAAGAGGTGCAAGAAATACTAGGTACACCACCTAGTTGGTTGGTAAGATATGGCACCACCTTAGCTCTATTTACCATCGTAGTTATTGGTTGGATGGCCTACTTTGTTAAATACCCGGACACGGTTACTGCAGAGATTAGCGTTACTTCGGTGGATCGCCCCAGAACCTTGGTCGCAGACCGTCCTGCTTTTATTTCAAGTATTTTGGTGGAAAACGAAGACACGGTTAAAGCTGGACAAACCCTTATCACCTTCCAGAGCAAAGCAAAATTCGAAGATATCCATATTCTCGAAGATGCCATCCTCAATGTTAAAGACATTAATATTCAAGACCTGGTGAAATTTGACCCTCCCAAGGACCTCATTCTCGGCGAAATACAGGATGCTTTGTATGATTTCTTGGAAAAGAAAGAAGCTTATGAACTAGGTGCGTCAGGTAAATTAGAGAACTTGAGCATCAGCCAATTAAACCAAGAGATTCGCATAGCTAGAAGTGGTATAGAATACGAGAAAAAACAAAAAGAGACCATGGAGAAAGAATTGGCCATTGCCAATGAAAAATACATCCGGGAACAAAACCTTTATCAAAGTAAGCGCAATGATTTGGATCGCGTGAGGCAAGCCCAGGAAGAAGCGCTTAGGATCAAACGCCTTTTGCAAGGAACCGAAGCCAATATAAAAAACAAAGAATTTGAAATTGAAGCCATTCGCAGGCAAATCAATGGCTATAAAGAGGGTTCTAAACAAAGTAAGAGCAGCCTGGCCAATCAATTAAAGGAAAGTTTTATCACGCTTAGGAACCGCGTAGATGAGTGGAAAAAACAATATTTGGTCATTGCACCTGTAAAAGGCCTAGCGGTTATTCCGATGGATATCAGCGACAAGCATTATATAGAAAAAGACAAGGACCTTGTCGTCATTGTACCCGCTGGTAATTCGGGAATTGTTGGTCGAATGGATTTAAATATCCAAGGTTCTGGCAAGGTGAAAGCGGGCCAAAAAGTCATCGTCAAATTTGCCAGCTATCCTTTCCAGGAGTTTGGCGCCGTCGAAGGAGAAGTTTCTCGAAAAGGAAAAATCCCTACGGATAAGAAAAAAATTGAAATCGAAGTAATATTCCCTCAGGGCCTGAGCACTACAACAGGCAAAACCATAGAAGCAAGTCAGGTCATGCTGGGTAAAGCGCAAATTGTAACGGAAGAGAAACGCTTTATCGAGTGGGTATTTGAGCGCGTGCGCTGGTAAGCTAAAAAGAGGAATCGTAAAACGCGCTAAGTAATGGGTTTAATAGGTTAATGTGCGAGTTGTGTGCAAAAGGCTAGGAGAAAAGTAAATTAGAAGAATGCCCAAAATAAGAAAGGACAGATTGGAAAAGAACTAATAAAAACTTAAATTTGTTGATAATAGAAAGATGAATTGTCATCAAAAAATTGACAATAATGAAAAGTATAGTTGAAAATATACCGAAAAGTTTGATTTATGAAGAGGTAGATGGAAAGCCAATATACTACAAGGGCTACAAGGCGTTTTTGTTAGGGAATAATAAATCAGGAGAACCAATGGGAAGTAGTTTGTTACAATCGATCATTATATCTCGATTAGTATTTTTGTTGCATAAACATTTAGGTGAAAACTATTATGTATTAACAAATGAGCTAGGTTTACAATTATCCAAAGGAACCTGGAGAGCCGCGGATATAGCAATATATGAGAAGAATCAAATCAAGCCGAATCAGATAACAAATAAGTATTGTGAAATTGCACCTAAACTAGTGATTGAAATAGATACAAAAGCGGAAATTGAAGAAGTAAAAGATACGTTTACCTATTATAACAAAAAAACAGATCAGTTATTAGCGTTTGGAGTAGAAAAAGTAATTTGGATATTTACAGATACGAAGAAAGTGATGATAGCCACAAGAGATCAAAATTGGGAGTTACTAAACTGGGAGAAAGATATAGAAATAATAAATGGAATAAAGTTGAATATTAATCAATTAACAGAACTTTAAAATCACCTTAAAAATTCCGGAGAATTTGCTACGGTACCTGCCCACAACACAGTGGAGCTCCTACATACCGTCGTTATGGAAAATTACAAACAGAATAAGATGGGGTTGAATTTCGACGAATAAGAACAGATATTGAAGAACAATAAAAGGCGGTACGTCGTCTCCGCGCACCATTGGGCGATATAAGATATATGAGAAAAATAATAATAAGTTTATTAGTGTCAATTCACCCAATTGTATTGTATTCTCAGTTAAAAGAGGTGGATCAATTAGTTGAAAAATTTAGAGGTGAATGGTTCTCGGAAGAACAAAGACAAAATTATTATTTCAGTCGATTTGAGTGGGTAGGCAATGCAAAGCGGGGTTTCGGATATGGAACAATATTGAAATACAATAAGCTAGGAAAAGAGCTTGAACTTTCTTGTGTTATTGTGGAGCAAGAGAAAGGGAAACTTGTAATGAGGCCCTTTGAATCAATTGAAAAAAAAAGAGGTTGGGAAGTAGAAAAAATACAAAAAGATCAATTAATATTAAATGATAAATATTTACATGTACGACTTGAGTTAAAAAAGGAACCCTCAAGAGAAATCGTAGAATATGAATTTTTGGATGATATATGGATAGAAGAGATCAAATCAGAAGAGGGAGAAATAATTGAAAAGATAGATCGAATAGGGTATGAGTTCAATCGAGGTAAAGATGAACAAGTACAAGAAGGAACTGGCAGTATATTTTATATAGAACATTCAAAGGAAGGAGGAGAAATCTACTCGATAAGCACAAATTCGATGTTTACATATGAAGTATTTGGATTTATGGGCAAAGAATATGTGTTAATGTGTGGGGAATTAGGATATTGTAATTTATATGAAATAGCCAAGCATAGTAAAGATGAATTAAACTTGATTGATACTAAAAGCCAGGAAAGTGTAAATTTCTATAGAAAGGTAGAGTAAAATATACCTAACACAGCCTAGCCGCCAAGCTTCCCTAATCGGTCAGCCTGCGGCTAGGCGAAACCGTTCACCACTACAAATGAATCACCTCATCATAGGCCGCTGCGGCAGCTTCCATGACCGCCTCACTCATGGTAGGGTGGGGGTGAATCGTTTTAATGATTTCATGGCCTGTGGTCTCTAATTTTCGGGCAGCCACCACCTCTGCGATCATCTCTGTTACATTGTAGCCGATCATATGAGCACCAAGCCATTCTCCGTATTTTGCATCAAAAATAACTTTCACAAAACCGCCTTTGGCACCAGCCGCACTTGCTTTTCCGGAGGCAGAAAAAGGAAATTTGCCAACTTTGATCTCATAACCAGCATCCTTGGCAGCTTGTTCTGTATAGCCTACAGATGCGATCTCTGGAGAGCAATAAGTGCAAGAAGGAATATTATTGTAATCGATTGGCTCAGGATGATGTCCGGCTATTTTTTCTACACAAGTAATGCCTTCGGCGCTGGCAACATGTGCCAGGGCAGGACCGGGAATCACATCTCCGATGGCGTAAATACCTGCCACGTTGGTTTTATAGTATTCGTCCACCACAATCAAGCCTCGATCGGTTTTTATGCCCAGGGCTTCTAAACCGATGTTCTCGGTATTAGGTGTGACACCTGCGGCTGATAAAACGACATCGCATTCGATGGTTTCAACCGCACCCGTTTTGCGATTTTTCACGGTTACTTTACATCCTTGTCCTTTGGTGTCGACCGTTTCCACCGCCGTATTACCCAACACTTTGATTCCTTTTTTCTTATAGTCTCTTGCCAATTCTTTGGAAATATCGGGATCTTCTCTTGGTACCAATCCCTGTTCCAAAAATTCGACCACCGTTACTTCTGTGCCAATGGAATGATAAAAGTAGGCGAACTCCACGCCAATAGCACCTGCACCAACCACCACCATT containing:
- a CDS encoding TRAP transporter substrate-binding protein; amino-acid sequence: MKLSRKTFFKGLALGTISLPFFLRSILDKNMAQGSPNVISGKRYNWKMVTTWPPNFPILGDACKMYADLVKEMSGGRINIQVFGGGELVPPLETFDTVRSGGAELGHGAAYYWAGKIPAGQFLGSVPFGMNAQQLTAWILTGGGMELWEDLYKDYNLVPMLCGNTGVQMGGWFNREINSIDDFKGLKMRIPGLGGKVLEKAGGSPVLLAGSEIYTGLERGVIDATEWIGPFHDAQMGFHEIAKYYYSPGWHEMGTALELIINKEKFDSLPTDLQAILRTASLRISTWVLSEMETKNAEALAGLIASGVDLRPFPAEVLNQLRSYTEEVIAELTAKDPIAQKVYASYEAYRKKAAAWSVWTEKLFYTNIQKTS
- the fmt gene encoding methionyl-tRNA formyltransferase, which translates into the protein MSLKIVFMGTPEFAVPSLEILLANGYEVVGVVTATDKYGGRGNKVLLESAVKKFAREKGLPILQPTKLKDPNFLADLAALGADLQVVVAFRMLPEVVWDMPRLGTFNLHGSLLPKYRGAAPINWAVIQGERETGVTTFFIQHQIDTGDIIFQEKMSIGENETAGEVHDRMMLLGAQTVLKTVQAIEKGGIKLQVQNDEMATKAPKLNHETCEIDFNQPSEVVHNFIRGLSPYPAAWTTLEGMQLKILSCEKVAPDDLPLSTAGTFSSDQKNYISIATLDGKINILELQLQGRKRMKVKDFLNGFKI
- a CDS encoding OmpA family protein, producing MLRYLFFIAVFLLSNKDMLFSQEVLLEGYVFEEDNRGFLNEVHIKVVDQATEKIVAEAFSNKEGFFSIPLALNKDYILQANKSLFFLQEAVVSTVNLKDEKKVFAKIQMKRRPGYLLELTLAENSSKVDSAISVTDTHIEVFNNTTAEQELDIPLYPSPAFKYTLQRGNHYTILIRKEGYFNKRIEAFVDVKGCIVCIDGVKEIGPGPGVSDNLTQGFEMGTLLANLELEKASLDKVMALENIYYDYNSSTIRPDAAVELDKVIALMKDNPVLLVELGSHTDARGQKRDNLKLSQARADAAVAYILKNGNIAYERLTAKGYGESQLVNRCTDDVDCTEAEHQQNRRTVLKIIGYADSDPIGRLALADIIRAEREEALLKEVLNGGVVQVPAGQAAPKQAVKTAPKTDPLPPPVAVEEPADLPISIVAEPKSVALAPPTKKSNYAFLSIPASYVGFKIEILSSTTYLDKDHKLFDQYNNVYFEQVSDSKYAYLIGHFKQKEDAQLYVDALLANEYPEANVVQFVNGKRSRE
- a CDS encoding glycosyltransferase, with the protein product MYNTFISLITVIHKPADLRLLVPFLEVVDPLMKENFTDYEIIFINNLPGCNLAEAIKNIKKEIKNQVFILNLSTAINKNQAIIAGLDRSNGDYTVVFELEFALHPELILQLFEKTREHYDIVYLKGKGAKVSWRYQLFYRFFYFLLRNYSTLKIDAQAYNTRIISRRALNSLLKLRENLRYMKAIYSIVGFNTTFLETDVAFPKESEENFTERFKTALIAITSFTTFLNTFMLWLFILSLSFLIGVVTNALVFKFTGADFFGNTQEAPPGWTFLVILISIFFAVTCLNLYIMSIYLANIYHEIKKRPLYIIESVQRP
- a CDS encoding peptidase domain-containing ABC transporter — protein: MPNNFPFYQQLDAMDCGATCLRMVARYFGRYYSLEYLRELTYMGKQGVSLLGISDAAEHIGIQSLAVKTTFDRLSRDIPMPCIAHWQQEHFVVVFKANQRFVWVADPAAGKFKLTKEEFLENWLSDQEEGEELGVLLLLETTPEFYERDGDKIDKSGFNYVFSYFRKFKGLIFQLVVGLILGSILQVIVPFFIKAIVDIGIGNVDLTFIWLVAIAQLVLFITNSAVELFRSWIFLHVGIRVNISLISDFLIKLTRLPLRYFDSKMTGDLMQRISDHERVQRFLTSMTLESIFSFFTFFVFSLILISWNTEIFFLFLMGTIVNLAWVFFFQRRRRELDYKRFDQSAENQGNLIELISGMQEIKLHNAERQKRWAWERIQAKLFRTSMSALRIEQLQRSGASFINETKNIFIIIIVAKAVLEGVMTLGMLVAIQYIIGQLNAPLNRFIEFIRSLQDAKISLERMNEIHSKEDEENVEDKITLLPEFGDLTMDKVSFQYSGPHSPMTLKKINLRIPKGKTTAIVGTSGSGKTTILKLLLNFYSPTEGTIRLGDVNLKNLHSRLWRSKCGVVRQDGYIFNDSIAKNIALGDEIVDKQKLLNAVKVANIQTFIESLPLGYNTKIGREGLGLSQGQKQRLLIARAVYKDPDYIFFDEATTALDSYNEMIIMENLEDFFRGKTVLIVAHRLSTVMNADHIIVIESGEVVEQGTHDELTYIRGAYFQLVRNQLELGA
- a CDS encoding Uma2 family endonuclease, translating into MKSIVENIPKSLIYEEVDGKPIYYKGYKAFLLGNNKSGEPMGSSLLQSIIISRLVFLLHKHLGENYYVLTNELGLQLSKGTWRAADIAIYEKNQIKPNQITNKYCEIAPKLVIEIDTKAEIEEVKDTFTYYNKKTDQLLAFGVEKVIWIFTDTKKVMIATRDQNWELLNWEKDIEIINGIKLNINQLTEL
- the lpdA gene encoding dihydrolipoyl dehydrogenase encodes the protein MNFDLIVIGSGPGGYVAAIRASQLGMKVAVVEKEAIGGICLNWGCIPTKALLKSAQVFEYIQHAADYGIKVQNAVADFEEMIKRSRGVADGMSKGIGFLFRKNKITTLMGTGKLARGKNVEVTDSEGNVKTYSAEHIIIATGGRAKQLPNIPIDGQKIIEYRKAMSLPKQPKKMVVVGAGAIGVEFAYFYHSIGTEVTVVEFLEQGLVPREDPDISKELARDYKKKGIKVLGNTAVETVDTKGQGCKVTVKNRKTGAVETIECDVVLSAAGVTPNTENIGLEALGIKTDRGLIVVDEYYKTNVAGIYAIGDVIPGPALAHVASAEGITCVEKIAGHHPEPIDYNNIPSCTYCSPEIASVGYTEQAAKDAGYEIKVGKFPFSASGKASAAGAKGGFVKVIFDAKYGEWLGAHMIGYNVTEMIAEVVAARKLETTGHEIIKTIHPHPTMSEAVMEAAAAAYDEVIHL